The Microbacterium sp. LWH7-1.2 genome window below encodes:
- a CDS encoding anti-sigma factor, whose amino-acid sequence MDEQEFAELAAGAALNALSPADRATFDAARREHPEWEHWIDTDAATVAALADTVSDGLPPLTLRSTLLSRVATTPQLPAMDAAVAATAEPVDRWTPAPAPAPDPSDDRPAAEPPPPTAVIQAVSRRRWTRGILTLAASMVLLVALGLGAVQINEYMNRPAEVVALQQIEDAPDAQSATAEVTDGGTATAHWSQSVGKVVMVSQGLPQIAEDESFELWFVRDGAAVPAGVFEATDGTTTALLEGDLEPGDVIAVTVEPQGGSPTGEPSSDPIVEIPTA is encoded by the coding sequence ATGGACGAGCAGGAGTTCGCCGAGCTCGCCGCCGGCGCTGCCCTGAACGCGCTCTCGCCTGCGGACCGCGCGACCTTCGACGCGGCCCGCCGGGAGCACCCCGAATGGGAGCACTGGATCGACACGGATGCTGCGACCGTCGCGGCGCTCGCCGACACCGTCTCCGATGGCCTGCCTCCGCTGACGCTCCGCTCCACGCTGCTCTCGCGTGTGGCGACGACCCCGCAGCTGCCGGCAATGGACGCCGCCGTGGCCGCGACCGCCGAGCCCGTCGACCGCTGGACTCCCGCCCCGGCGCCCGCTCCCGACCCATCCGACGACCGGCCCGCGGCCGAGCCGCCCCCGCCGACGGCGGTGATCCAGGCGGTGTCCCGGCGCCGGTGGACCCGCGGCATCCTGACGCTCGCCGCCTCGATGGTGCTGCTCGTCGCCCTCGGCCTCGGGGCCGTGCAGATCAACGAGTACATGAACCGGCCGGCGGAGGTCGTCGCACTGCAGCAGATCGAGGACGCCCCCGACGCGCAGTCGGCGACGGCCGAGGTCACCGACGGCGGCACAGCGACGGCGCACTGGTCCCAGTCCGTGGGCAAGGTCGTGATGGTTTCGCAGGGGCTGCCGCAGATCGCTGAGGACGAGAGCTTCGAACTCTGGTTCGTGCGCGACGGCGCCGCCGTGCCCGCTGGGGTGTTCGAGGCGACCGACGGGACGACCACGGCGCTGCTCGAGGGCGATCTGGAGCCGGGCGACGTGATCGCCGTCACGGTCGAGCCCCAGGGCGGCTCGCCCACGGGCGAGCCGTCGTCCGACCCGATCGTGGAGATCCCGACCGCCTGA
- the sigK gene encoding ECF RNA polymerase sigma factor SigK: MLVDMVIDGIDVPDDGTEPVDRVAQLLARVADGDQVAFARLYDLLSPRVFGLILRVLVDRAQSEEVLQEVFLEVWQSAARFAPNRGQGRSWVLTIAHRRAVDRVRSSQASSDRDVRAGLRDLDVAHDGVSEQVELRIEAEKVAAALSGLPDGQREALTLAYYGGYSQSEIATLVGAPLGTIKTRMRDGLSRLRAEMGVSA; the protein is encoded by the coding sequence ATGCTGGTGGACATGGTGATCGACGGGATCGACGTGCCGGACGACGGCACCGAGCCCGTCGACCGCGTCGCACAGCTCCTTGCGCGCGTCGCCGACGGCGACCAGGTCGCGTTCGCCCGCCTCTACGATCTGCTGTCCCCGCGCGTCTTCGGTCTGATCCTGCGCGTGCTCGTCGACCGCGCGCAGAGCGAGGAGGTGCTGCAGGAGGTCTTCCTCGAGGTGTGGCAATCCGCTGCGCGCTTCGCTCCGAACAGAGGTCAGGGACGATCGTGGGTTCTCACGATCGCGCACCGCCGGGCCGTCGACCGGGTGAGGTCGTCGCAGGCGTCGAGCGATCGGGACGTCCGCGCGGGACTGCGCGACCTCGACGTCGCCCACGACGGGGTCTCGGAGCAGGTCGAGCTGCGCATCGAGGCAGAGAAGGTGGCCGCAGCGCTGTCGGGCCTTCCCGACGGCCAGCGGGAGGCCCTGACCCTCGCGTACTACGGGGGTTACAGTCAGAGCGAGATCGCCACCCTGGTGGGAGCGCCGCTGGGGACGATCAAGACGAGGATGCGAGACGGCCTGTCGCGCCTCCGGGCAGAGATGGGGGTGAGCGCGTAA